One genomic window of Arachis hypogaea cultivar Tifrunner chromosome 8, arahy.Tifrunner.gnm2.J5K5, whole genome shotgun sequence includes the following:
- the LOC112706411 gene encoding protein PHLOEM PROTEIN 2-LIKE A10, whose product MEGQLIKKGFDFSRRNKKWLLLVALFGASGYGAYKAYHSPSVARKRERLMKLVKAFVSLSELVAESSETIATVSKDLNRFLNSDSDEIPNSLKQLSKIATSKECSASVNKVSEAVTIGLLLGLKTQQSNGKSPEFITNPNCATDRVLEKLFSKAGTGFASVVVGSFARNLVLGLQSAESGVASSDSPAWLNVISDERCGKVIGDVVQVFVSTAVAVFLDKTMDVNNFDEMFAGMTNPKHQEQVKGILVSVCNGAVETLVRTSHQVLTNSRTQKSNLSASSSSGSNVNSLVLSGSIVTGNGCVEPIGEVVQHFKVGGLVGGGVQDAGLLGQIKSTMAVPANRRFVLDVTGRVTMEALRSFVALFLWRISDALNRSLKNVHDEAVHKGSEVVRYVGAKSSVMFTLFLAFYLHILGGSTLVLPA is encoded by the coding sequence ATGGAAGGTCAACTTATCAAGAAGGGTTTCGATTTCTCTCGAAGGAACAAGAAGTGGCTTCTCCTCGTTGCTCTCTTCGGAGCTTCTGGCTATGGCGCATACAAGGCTTACCACTCTCCCTCCGTGGCTCGCAAGAGAGAGCGCCTTATGAAGCTCGTGAAAGCCTTCGTTTCCCTTTCCGAATTGGTTGCGGAATCCTCAGAAACCATTGCCACCGTGTCCAAGGACCTCAACCGATTCCTGAATTCTGATTCCGACGAGATCCCCAACAGCTTGAAGCAGTTATCCAAAATTGCCACATCCAAGGAATGCTCCGCCTCCGTCAATAAGGTTTCCGAGGCCGTAACGATTGGACTTTTGCTAGGTCTTAAAACCCAACAGAGCAACGGTAAGAGTCCCGAATTCATCACAAACCCTAATTGCGCCACCGATAGGGTGTTGGAGAAGCTTTTCTCGAAAGCTGGAACCGGTTTTGCCTCCGTGGTAGTTGGAAGCTTTGCGAGGAATTTGGTTTTGGGTCTTCAGAGTGCTGAATCTGGTGTTGCGTCTTCGGATTCGCCTGCTTGGTTGAATGTGATTAGTGATGAGAGGTGTGGGAAGGTTATAGGGGACGTTGTACAAGTGTTTGTGAGCACCGCCGTTGCGGTTTTTCTCGACAAAACAATGGATGTTAATAACTTCGATGAGATGTTTGCTGGAATGACCAATCCAAAACACCAGGAACAAGTTAAGGGCATTCTGGTTTCTGTGTGCAATGGTGCCGTGGAGACTTTGGTTAGAACATCTCACCAAGTCTTGACGAATTCGAGaactcaaaaatcaaatttgagtGCGAGCTCGAGTTCAGGTTCAAATGTGAATTCTCTTGTTCTTAGTGGTTCAATTGTAACTGGAAATGGGTGCGTTGAGCCAATTGGCGAAGTTGTTCAGCATTTCAAAGTTGGAGGCTTGGTTGGTGGTGGTGTTCAGGATGCAGGATTGCTTGGCCAGATCAAATCGACGATGGCGGTTCCGGCCAACCGGAGATTTGTTCTTGATGTGACGGGGAGGGTGACAATGGAAGCATTGAGATCATTTGTGGCGTTGTTCTTATGGAGAATATCAGATGCATTGAACAGAAGTCTCAAGAACGTCCATGATGAAGCTGTGCACAAAGGGTCTGAAGTTGTTAGATATGTTGGAGCTAAGTCATCAGTTATGTTTACATTGTTCCTTGCTTTTTACTTGCATATTTTGGGTGGCAGTACCCTTGTATTGCCTGCTTAG